The Schistocerca cancellata isolate TAMUIC-IGC-003103 chromosome 4, iqSchCanc2.1, whole genome shotgun sequence genome contains a region encoding:
- the LOC126184179 gene encoding uncharacterized protein LOC126184179, whose product MSQTPVSGTSSTMSTDRVEDREVDVFERLMRSSLKDVCIDREGDIHGFCETEEDVVHLLSNLRVHGYADSVRRSAYYRQSPSGAAKHETGFFYSHTKGNIPIQFFGPVFCVESLVKRECTLGPLYHKKETPVADHLVDHVNPKKKRKVLMDTQKKGCPATLDVKCVRVFPDYAINSATYSSKKKSEYPTE is encoded by the exons ATGTCGCAAACTCCTGTTTCGGGCACTTCTTCGACTATGTCTACTGACCGTGTTGAAGACCGGGAAGTAGATGTGTTCGAGAGGTTAATGCGTTCATCGCTGAAAGATGTATGTATTGACAGAGAAGGCGACATTCATGGATTTTGCGAGACAGAAGAGGATGTTGTCCATCTTCTGAGCAACTTGCGCGTCCATGGCTACGCAGACTCAGTTAGAAGAAGTGCGTATTATCGCCAGTCTCCTTCAGGTGCTGCTAAAC ATGAGACAGGCTTCTTCTACAGCCACACAAAAGGCAACATACCAATACAGTTTTTTGGCCCTGTTTTCTGTGTTGAAAGCTTAGTGAAAAGAGAATGTACTCTTGGCCCGTTATATCATAAAAAGGAGACTCCTGTTGCAGATCATCTA GTGGACCATGTTAAcccaaagaagaagagaaaagttcTCATGGACACACAAAAGAAAGGCTGTCCAGCAACATTGGATGTTAAGTGTGTCAGGGTATTCCCCGATTATGCGATAAACTCAGCAACATACAGTTCAAAAAAAAAGAGTGAGTATCCAACTGAGTAA